A single Vanacampus margaritifer isolate UIUO_Vmar chromosome 14, RoL_Vmar_1.0, whole genome shotgun sequence DNA region contains:
- the ror2 gene encoding tyrosine-protein kinase transmembrane receptor ROR2 yields MTNFMRNLLWMFFWGPNLRCHGDPGLSIDAEILAEAQSGAAPTLEGYFLEFLEPVNNITHFQGQTATLHCKVAGNPRPTIRWLKNDAPVVQEQGRITVRKTEAGSKLRIMDLDTTDTGYYQCVASNTYKVIYATGVLYVKLGQMPTHGPDHTSHEKGFCQPYRGIACARFIGNQSIYVESLQMQGESENRITAAFTMIGTSTHLSDQCSKFAIPSFCYYVFPLCDEGSRGPRRRQLCRDECEALENDLCHAEYTIARANPMILMQLELPSCHLLPRPETHDAASCMRIGVPPEKLGPYSPTDQSCYNGSGAEYRGTVSITKSGHHCQPWSTQYPHSHHLSQDYPELWGSHNYCRNPGGQMQAPWCFTLDPQVRVDLCDIQPCKPPENLRKEIVLILIPAIAIPLVIACLFFLVCMCRNKQKAPTDTPPRCQLSSSPNQDMEMSLLNQHKHQAKLREINMSAVRFMEELGEDRFGKIYKGHLYGTVPGEQIQVVAIKILKDKVDPTLSEEFRHEAMLRSHLQHQNIVCLLGTITKEQPQSIIFTYSSIGDLHEYLVVRSPNSDVGSSDDDRTVKSTLEQSDFLHIITQIAAGMEYLSSHQVVHKDLAARNILVFDKLSVKILDLGLFRDVYSADYYNLMGTSPFPIRWMSPEALMYGKFSTDSDIWSYGVLLWETFSYGLQPYCGHSNHDVIEMVRSHQVLQCPDDCPVWIYTLMLECWSEFQARRPRFKDIHARLRSWESLSNYSNSAQTSGTSNTTQTSSLSTSPVSNISMSTVNASRYTSPKKTSPFHQPQFMPMKSQMHRPMVPPQLYIPVNGYHPMPAYQYMQNFYPMQIPMPMPHQQVHHPAQMFPKANSLHSGSGSTSTGYVTTAPSNNSMAEQAALLNEDSKTNHEDSDRAPQIELEQNEHLSVPETELLGDNEQQTDELVIELSDT; encoded by the exons GTGACCCCGGGCTTTCAATAGATGCAGAGATTCTGGCTGAAGCCCAGAGTGGAGCTGCACCAACACTTGAAG GTTACTTCCTTGAGTTCCTGGAGCCAGTCAACAATATCACACATTTCCAGGGCCAGACAGCCACGCTGCATTGCAAGGTGGCCGGTAACCCACGGCCGACGATTCGATGGCTTAAAAATGATGCCCCCGTTGTCCAGGAGCAGGGACGCATCACTGTCCGCAAAACTGAGGCCGGATCCAAGCTTCGGATCATGGACCTTGACACTACAGACACAGGCTATTATCAGTGTGTTGCCTCCAACACATATAAAGTGATCTATGCCACAGGCGTCCTTTATGTCAAACTAG GGCAGATGCCTACGCATGGGCCAGACCATAC GTCACATGAAAAAGGGTTTTGCCAACCATACCGTGGCATTGCCTGTGCTCGCTTCATTGGCAACCAGAGCATTTATGTGGAGTCTCTACAGATGCAGGGGGAGAGTGAAAATCGCATCACTG CTGCCTTCACAATGATTGGCACCTCTACTCATCTGTCAGATCAGTGCTCCAAATTTGCCATCCCTTCCTTCTGCTACTACGTCTTCCCTCTGTGTGATGAGGGCTCCCGAGGTCCTCGGCGACGTCAGCTCTGTCGAGATGAGTGTGAGGCCCTGGAGAACGACCTGTGCCATGCCGAGTACACTATTGCGCGAGCCAATCCCATGATCCTTATGCAGTTAGAGCTTCCTAGCTGTCACCTCCTACCCCGTCCAGAAACACATGATGCTGCTTCATGTATGAGAATAGGAGTGCCACCAGAAAAGCTTGGACCAT ATTCCCCCACAGACCAGAGCTGCTACAATGGAAGTGGGGCTGAATACAGGGGGACTGTTAGCATCACTAAATCCGGTCACCACTGCCAGCCATGGAGCACTCAATACCCTCATAGTCATCATCTGTCTCAAGACTACCCTGAGCTATGGGGGAGCCACAACTACTGCCGGAACCCAGGAGGCCAGATGCAGGCTCCCTGGTGCTTCACCTTGGACCCTCAGGTCAGGGTGGACCTTTGTGATATTCAACCCTGCA AGCCTCCAGAGAACCTCAGAAAGGAGATTGTGCTAATTTTAATCCCTGCAATTGCCATCCCTTTGGTCATTGCGTGCCttttcttcttggtttgcatGTGTCGAAATAAGCAAAAAGCACCAACAGACACGCCTCCTCGCTGCCAGCTCAGCAGCTCACCCAACCAAGACATGGAAATGTCTCTGCTAAACCAGCACAAACACCAG GCAAAGCTGAGGGAGATCAATATGTCAGCTGTAAGATTCATGGAGGAGCTTGGCGAGGATCGGTTTGGCAAGATCTACAAAGGGCATTTGTATGGCACTGTTCCTGGCGAGCAGATCCAAGTGGTGGCCATCAAGATACTGAAGGACAAGGTTGACCCCACTCTCAGTGAAGAATTTCGCCATGAGGCCATGCTCCGTTCTCACCTTCAGCATCAAAATATTGTTTGTCTTCTGGGTACCATCACCAAAGAGCAGCCACAAAGCATTATATTCACATATTCAAGCATTGGTGACCTGCACGAGTATCTTGTGGTGCGCTCTCCCAACTCAGATGTTGGCAGCTCAGATGATGACAGGACAGTAAAATCCACATTGGAACAGTCTGATTTCCTTCATATCATTACCCAAATTGCTGCGGGAATGGAGTATCTTTCTAGCCACCAGGTTGTTCATAAAGATCTTGCAGCCAGGAACATTCTGGTTTTCGACAAGCTAAGCGTCAAGATCCTAGATCTCGGCCTCTTCAGAGATGTCTACTCAGCTGATTACTACAATCTAATGGGGACAAGCCCTTTCCCTATTAGATGGATGTCCCCTGAGGCGCTAATGTATGGGAAGTTCTCCACAGACTCTGACATCTGGTCTTACGGCGTTTTGCTTTGGGAGACCTTCAGTTATGGTCTACAGCCTTATTGTGGCCACTCCAACCACGACGTGATAGAGATGGTACGCAGCCACCAGGTTTTGCAGTGTCCTGATGACTGCCCGGTTTGGATATACACCCTTATGCTGGAGTGTTGGAGTGAATTCCAAGCAAGACGGCCTCGCTTCAAGGATATTCACGCACGTCTGCGCTCCTGGGAAAGTCTTTCAAATTATAGTAATTCCGCTCAAACGTCAGGTACCAGCAACACTACCCAGACAAGCTCTCTCAGCACCAGCCCTGTTAGCAACATCAGCATGAGCACAGTGAATGCATCACGCTACACGAGCCCCAAAAAGACCTCACCCTTTCATCAACCTCAGTTCATGCCAATGAAGAGTCAAATGCATCGGCCGATGGTACCCCCACAGCTCTACATCCCTGTCAATGGCTATCACCCTATGCCAGCCTACCAATACATGCAGAATTTTTACCCCATGCAAATACCCATGCCCATGCCCCACCAGCAGGTACATCACCCGGCACAGATGTTTCCAAAAGCAAATTCTCTCCACAGTGGCAGTGGCTCCACATCAACTGGCTATGTCACCACGGCTCCTTCTAACAATTCTATGGCAGAGCAAGCAGCTTTACTCAATGAGGACTCCAAGACCAACCACGAGGACTCTGACAGGGCACCCCAGATTGAGCTTGAGCAAAATGAGCACTTGTCAGTGCCTGAAACTGAATTACTGGGTGATAATGAGCAGCAGACTGATGAGCTGGTGATCGAATTGTCAGACACATAG